A portion of the Lolium rigidum isolate FL_2022 chromosome 1, APGP_CSIRO_Lrig_0.1, whole genome shotgun sequence genome contains these proteins:
- the LOC124682707 gene encoding protein FAR1-RELATED SEQUENCE 5-like: MLFENKGIVCRHVIRVLRGAKINELPNFYILKRWEKMCKRDIVYDGDGNPLDDNPIDYVDMETRRKISVARNKFEDLIRHAKNSSGGLDLLHSGLCDLESTISQSTLAVAHTSQQEQESFVGSSFPTQVDILTPTNIDARGTCSRIKGHRDKEKKAQPKKKLGVTVRVPRVCGTCKELVLHDSRKCPKKK, encoded by the exons ATGCTTTTTGAGAACAAGGGAATTGTGTGCCGCCATGTCATACGTGTCCTGAGGGGAGCAAAGATAAATGAACTTCCAAATTTTTATATACTCAAAAGATGGGAGAAGATGtgcaaaag AGATATTGTCTATGATGGAGATGGAAATCCActtgatgataatcccattgactATGTTGACATGGAAACAAGACGAAAGATCTCGGTAGCACGGAACAAATTCGAAGATCTCATCCGACATGCGAAAAACTCAAGTGGAGGACTGGACTTGCTCCATTCGGGTCTGTGTGATTTGGAATCAACTATTTCCCAGTCTACGCTTGCTGTAGCTCATACTTCACAACAAGAACAAGAATCATTTGTTGGTAGCTCCTTCCCTACCCAAGTTGATATCCTAACACCTACCAATATCGACGCAAGAGGCACATGCTCGAGAATTAAGGGCCATCGAGACAAGGAAAAGAAGGCACAGCCAAAGAAAAAATTAGGTGTTACTGTACGGGTGCCACGCGTTTGCGGCACATGCAAAGAACTTGTGCTACATGACAGCCGTAAATGTCCGAAGAAAAAATGA
- the LOC124682710 gene encoding uncharacterized protein LOC124682710 isoform X2 gives MLLAKGSLDLVLVPCGMVIMFGYHLILLYRILRRPGTTVIGYENHNKLAWVRRMTQATPEETALALSVISSSIAASTNLASLSIALGSLIGAWVSSTSKVFMTELVYGDNSQATAAVKYISLLVCFLVSFTCFIHSARRFQVLCPGQLPGNHAGLRHSSELHAACGDPRRQLLVHGTPSTLLRDDSAHVDLRANTNVCLLGVHGVHPAHAGQELPATAPAPVYSQETA, from the exons atgctgctgGCGAAGGGCTCCCTGGACCTGGTGCTGGTGCCGTGTGGCATGGTCATCATGTTCGGCTACCACCTCATCCTCCTCTACCGGATTCTCCGGCGTCCCGGCACCACCGTCATCGGCTACGAGAACCACAACAAGCTGGCGTGGGTTCGTCGCATGACCCAG GCGACTCCAGAGGAGACGGCGCTGGCGCTGAGCGTAATCTCCAGCAGCATCGCCGCATCGACGAACCTGGCCTCGTTGTCCATTGCGCTGGGCTCGCTCATCGGTGCGTGGGTCAGCAGCACGTCCAAGGTGTTCATGACAGAGCTTGTCTACGGCGACAACAGCCAAGCCACGGCGGCGGTCAAGTACATCTCCCTCCTCGTCTGCTTTCTGGTGTCCTTCACTTGCTTCATCCACTCTGCAAG GCGATTTCAGGTACTATGTCCAGGCCAGCTTCCTGGTAACCACGCTGGACTCCGACATTCCAGCGAGTTACATGCAGCATGCGGTGATCCGAGGCGGCAACTTCTGGTCCATGGGACTCCGAGCACTCTACTTCGCGACGACTCTGCTCATGTGGATCTTCGGGCCAATACCAATGTTTGTCTGCTCGGTGTTCATGGTGTTCACCCTGCACATGCTGGACAGGAACTCCCTGCCACTGCACCAGCACCAGTTTACAGTCAGGAAACGGCATGA